The following proteins come from a genomic window of Halomarina ordinaria:
- the trpC gene encoding indole-3-glycerol phosphate synthase — MDNEQPLAPAVESILAAARDRPVPEGRVSVTPRSLPDALAAAAADGRAPVIAEVKPTSPTTDGANDDDPVALARAMVEGGAAALSVLTEPEHFGGSVGTLTRVREAVEVPVLRKDFLLAPEQLDGVEADVVLLIARFLDDLPGMLEAARERGFQALVEVHTRAELREAVDAGADIVGVNNRDLARLEVDLDTFERVAAEAPDDVTLVAESGLSTPDDVRRMRAAGADGLLVGTAIMAGGVEQVTANTRRLTEAETTDTETNE, encoded by the coding sequence ATGGACAACGAACAGCCGCTCGCGCCCGCCGTCGAGTCCATCCTGGCGGCGGCGCGGGACCGGCCGGTCCCCGAGGGGCGGGTGTCGGTGACGCCGCGCTCGCTCCCCGACGCGCTCGCCGCCGCCGCGGCCGACGGGCGCGCGCCGGTCATCGCGGAGGTGAAGCCGACGAGTCCGACGACCGACGGCGCGAACGACGACGACCCCGTCGCGCTCGCGCGGGCGATGGTCGAGGGCGGGGCCGCCGCGCTGTCGGTGCTGACGGAACCGGAGCACTTCGGCGGGTCGGTCGGGACGCTCACCCGCGTCCGCGAGGCGGTCGAGGTGCCCGTCCTGCGCAAGGACTTCCTGCTCGCGCCCGAGCAGCTAGACGGCGTCGAGGCCGACGTGGTGTTGCTCATCGCGCGCTTCCTCGACGACCTGCCCGGGATGCTCGAGGCCGCCCGCGAACGCGGGTTCCAGGCGCTCGTCGAGGTCCACACCCGCGCGGAACTGCGCGAGGCGGTCGACGCGGGCGCCGACATCGTCGGCGTGAACAACCGCGACCTCGCCCGCCTGGAGGTCGACCTCGACACCTTCGAGAGGGTGGCGGCCGAAGCACCGGACGACGTGACGCTCGTCGCCGAGAGCGGCCTCTCGACGCCCGACGACGTCCGCCGGATGCGGGCGGCGGGGGCGGACGGTCTGCTCGTGGGCACCGCCATCATGGCGGGCGGCGTAGAACAGGTGACGGCGAACACGCGACGGCTGACCGAGGCGGAGACGACGGATACGGAGACCAACGAATGA
- the trpB gene encoding tryptophan synthase subunit beta has translation MSTGTFGRYGGQYVPEALMPALEELEDAYERYVLENEDGFLDDFEERIRDFGGRPTPLQHAEQLSARYGADVYLKREDLLHGGAHKLNNALGQVLLAKYMGKERIIAETGAGQHGTATAMAAAHLDMPCEVYMGRRDTNRQRPNVFRMRLNGATVTPVDTGRGTLKEAISETMRDWATTVETTHYVIGSVVGPHPFPAMVRDFQSVISREARAQIQEQAGRLPASVVACAGGGSNTMGAFAEFVDDEEVALFAVEAGGSSLQVDEAAGVAPNSASLSTGSEGVLHGARTKLLQDGDGQIVESHSVSSGLDYSGVGPELAYLVDEGRVTPVNVDDDDALAGFHRLSQEEGVIPALETAHAVAWLEDATPEQLGDCVVLTVSGRGDKDLESVIEETAKRDVPNAPEMDVFGGGL, from the coding sequence ATGAGCACTGGAACGTTCGGACGGTACGGCGGGCAGTACGTCCCCGAGGCGCTGATGCCCGCGCTGGAAGAGCTGGAGGACGCCTACGAGCGGTACGTCCTCGAGAACGAAGACGGCTTCCTCGACGACTTCGAGGAGCGCATCCGCGACTTCGGCGGGCGGCCGACGCCGCTGCAGCACGCCGAGCAGTTGAGCGCGCGCTACGGGGCCGACGTCTACCTGAAGCGCGAGGACCTCCTCCACGGCGGGGCGCACAAGCTGAACAACGCGCTGGGGCAGGTGTTGCTGGCGAAGTACATGGGCAAAGAGCGCATCATCGCGGAGACGGGCGCGGGCCAGCACGGCACCGCGACGGCGATGGCCGCCGCCCACCTCGACATGCCCTGCGAGGTGTACATGGGGCGGCGCGACACCAACCGCCAGCGGCCGAACGTCTTCCGGATGCGCCTCAACGGCGCGACGGTCACCCCCGTCGACACGGGCCGGGGGACGCTGAAGGAGGCCATCAGCGAGACGATGCGCGACTGGGCGACGACGGTCGAGACGACCCACTACGTCATCGGGAGCGTCGTCGGTCCCCACCCGTTCCCGGCGATGGTCCGGGACTTCCAGTCGGTCATCTCGCGGGAGGCCCGCGCACAGATACAGGAACAGGCGGGCCGACTCCCCGCGAGCGTCGTCGCCTGCGCCGGCGGCGGGTCGAACACGATGGGCGCGTTCGCCGAGTTCGTCGACGACGAGGAAGTGGCGCTGTTCGCCGTCGAGGCCGGCGGCTCCTCCCTGCAGGTCGACGAGGCGGCGGGCGTCGCGCCGAACTCCGCGTCGCTCTCGACGGGCAGCGAGGGCGTCCTCCACGGCGCGCGGACGAAGCTCCTCCAGGACGGCGACGGGCAAATCGTCGAGTCCCACAGCGTCTCCTCGGGGCTTGACTACTCCGGCGTCGGCCCGGAACTCGCGTACCTCGTCGACGAGGGGCGGGTGACGCCCGTGAACGTCGACGACGACGACGCGCTCGCCGGCTTCCACCGCCTCTCGCAGGAGGAGGGCGTCATCCCGGCGCTGGAGACGGCCCACGCCGTCGCGTGGCTGGAGGACGCGACGCCCGAGCAACTGGGCGACTGCGTCGTCCTCACGGTCTCCGGGCGCGGCGACAAGGACCTCGAATCGGTCATCGAGGAGACCGCGAAGCGCGACGTGCCGAACGCGCCCGAGATGGACGTCTTCGGAGGGGGGCTATGA
- the trpA gene encoding tryptophan synthase subunit alpha, which yields MSRIPEAFADGPAFVPYLAAGDPSYEASVEYVEALERGGADLVELGLPFSEPIAEGPTIQEAVVRALEGGMTPTRFFEFVEDLDVSVPLVCMTYYNLIYQFGRRETGEPGPEPFVRRAAEVGIDGFVVPDLPAEEAGPLRAACDEHDCDLVFIVAPTTRGERLERIMEQVSGYVYVQARLGVTGARADVSDQTAESLSRLSRWDVPKAVGFGISSGENARDVVAAGADGVIVGSALVDIVAEGVEEDADATTVAERLEATARELKEGALAGENVTGPERT from the coding sequence ATGAGCCGCATCCCCGAGGCGTTCGCCGACGGCCCCGCGTTCGTCCCCTACCTCGCGGCGGGCGACCCGTCCTACGAGGCGAGCGTCGAGTACGTCGAGGCGCTCGAACGCGGCGGTGCCGACCTCGTCGAACTCGGCCTCCCCTTCTCGGAACCCATCGCTGAGGGGCCGACCATCCAGGAGGCCGTCGTCCGCGCGCTCGAAGGTGGCATGACGCCGACGCGCTTCTTCGAGTTCGTCGAGGACCTCGACGTGTCCGTCCCGCTCGTCTGCATGACGTACTACAACCTCATCTACCAGTTCGGTCGGCGTGAGACTGGCGAACCGGGCCCGGAGCCGTTCGTCCGCCGGGCCGCCGAGGTGGGCATCGACGGGTTCGTCGTGCCGGACCTCCCCGCCGAGGAGGCGGGCCCCCTCCGGGCGGCGTGCGACGAACACGACTGCGACCTCGTGTTCATCGTCGCGCCGACGACCCGCGGCGAGCGCCTGGAGCGCATCATGGAACAGGTGTCGGGCTACGTCTACGTGCAGGCGCGTCTGGGCGTCACCGGCGCGCGTGCCGACGTCTCCGACCAGACCGCGGAGAGCCTCTCGCGGCTCTCGCGGTGGGACGTCCCGAAGGCCGTCGGGTTCGGCATCTCCTCGGGCGAGAACGCCCGCGACGTGGTCGCCGCCGGCGCCGACGGCGTCATCGTCGGGAGCGCGCTGGTCGACATCGTCGCCGAGGGCGTCGAGGAGGACGCCGACGCGACGACGGTCGCGGAGCGCCTGGAGGCGACGGCCCGCGAACTGAAGGAGGGTGCGCTGGCGGGCGAAAACGTGACGGGACCGGAACGGACTTGA
- a CDS encoding 2-amino-3,7-dideoxy-D-threo-hept-6-ulosonate synthase: MNAGTRTRLDRIGTDGRYLVVPMDHGITLGAVRGLKDIESTIDAVTRGGADSVLTQKGIAPRVHPNKNGKGYIVHLNGSTVIGPDSDDKRMTSTVEEAVRAGADAVSVHLNVGSNHEPRQIEDLARVTDAASRLGIPVLAMTYARGPGIDGHDPESLGHAVRLGEELGADLIKTAYSGDAESFEHVVESTRLPVVIAGGAPEGDHATLAAVRGAMDAGGAGVSMGRSIFQHDDPEAITRAVAAVVHDDASADEALDLAGLSVEV; encoded by the coding sequence ATGAACGCAGGAACACGAACGCGACTCGACCGCATCGGGACCGACGGGCGCTACCTCGTCGTCCCGATGGACCACGGCATAACACTGGGGGCCGTCCGCGGCCTCAAGGACATCGAATCCACCATCGACGCGGTGACGCGCGGCGGTGCAGACAGCGTCCTCACGCAGAAGGGTATCGCCCCCCGGGTCCACCCGAACAAGAACGGGAAGGGCTACATCGTCCACCTCAACGGCTCGACGGTCATCGGCCCCGACTCCGACGACAAACGCATGACCAGCACCGTCGAGGAGGCGGTCCGCGCGGGCGCCGACGCCGTCTCCGTCCACCTCAACGTCGGGTCGAACCACGAGCCCCGCCAGATAGAGGACCTCGCGCGCGTCACCGACGCCGCCTCCCGTCTCGGGATACCGGTGCTGGCGATGACCTACGCCCGCGGCCCGGGCATCGACGGCCACGACCCGGAGTCGCTCGGCCACGCCGTCCGCCTCGGCGAGGAACTCGGCGCCGACCTCATCAAGACGGCCTACAGCGGCGACGCCGAGAGCTTCGAGCACGTCGTCGAGTCCACCCGCCTGCCGGTCGTCATCGCGGGCGGTGCCCCCGAGGGCGACCACGCGACGCTCGCCGCCGTCCGCGGCGCGATGGACGCCGGCGGCGCCGGGGTATCGATGGGACGCTCCATCTTCCAGCACGACGACCCCGAGGCCATCACGCGCGCCGTCGCCGCCGTCGTCCACGACGACGCGAGCGCCGACGAGGCGCTCGACCTGGCCGGGCTGTCGGTCGAAGTCTGA
- a CDS encoding HAD family hydrolase, with protein sequence MTVSTVLFDLDDTLCEYRRSPQARLTAAFDRAGVDPYCTPTDLRAALPTLDPVETDREFYASLFAAAAEGTAADSLTATRVARAYEAVHDHTDVRFRAGAAAALSGLAGYDVGLVTNGGREVQSRKLAALDIADAFDVSVFATPEYGLKPNAYPFERALSALDTSPGDALYVGNSLRADVAGARRVGMPVAWFPATADYTRDPDPTPDYTLDTLADLHDVL encoded by the coding sequence GTGACTGTCAGCACCGTCCTGTTCGACCTGGACGACACCCTCTGTGAGTATCGCCGGTCCCCGCAGGCCCGCCTCACCGCCGCCTTCGACCGCGCCGGCGTCGACCCCTACTGCACGCCGACCGACCTCCGGGCGGCGCTGCCGACCCTCGACCCCGTGGAGACGGACCGGGAGTTCTACGCCAGCCTCTTCGCCGCGGCCGCCGAGGGGACGGCGGCCGACTCCCTGACCGCCACCCGCGTCGCCCGCGCCTACGAGGCCGTCCACGACCACACGGACGTCCGCTTCCGCGCCGGGGCGGCGGCCGCCCTCTCGGGCCTCGCGGGCTACGACGTCGGCCTCGTCACCAACGGCGGGCGCGAGGTCCAGTCCCGGAAGCTCGCGGCGCTCGACATCGCCGACGCCTTCGACGTCAGCGTGTTCGCCACGCCCGAGTACGGCCTCAAACCGAACGCCTACCCCTTCGAGCGCGCGCTGTCGGCGCTCGACACCAGCCCCGGGGACGCCCTCTACGTCGGCAACTCGCTTCGCGCGGACGTCGCCGGCGCGCGCCGCGTCGGGATGCCCGTCGCCTGGTTCCCCGCCACCGCCGACTACACGCGGGACCCGGACCCCACCCCCGACTACACGCTCGACACGCTCGCTGACCTCCACGACGTGCTCTGA
- a CDS encoding 3-dehydroquinate synthase II has product MTRAVWLKADDEVGDWDARRRRITAGLEAGVDWVLVDREDVDRVRELGQVNVAAFAGDDVHVLDAEPTVEGEPDAVVVGKGTEGDGTVDLPNDFSGSADLTTLRRNNGAADGAYVRILDEGYEAFAEAAAADADYTIVVGEDWTIIPLENLIARIGDETTLVAGVTSAEEARTAFETLEHGADAVLLDTDDPDEIRRTAELRDAGTRERLDLQWATVRTVEQTGSADRVCVDTGSLFDHDEGMLVGSMSRGLFFVHAETADSPYVASRPFRVNAGAVHAYARTPDGKTKYLAELKSGDEVQVVDTEGNTREAIVGRSKIERRPMFRVQAELEGDVVETLLQNAETIKVATSEGRKAVTDLEEGDEVLVYYESTARHFGEEVEETIIEQ; this is encoded by the coding sequence ATGACACGCGCCGTCTGGCTGAAAGCGGACGACGAGGTGGGCGACTGGGACGCACGACGACGACGCATCACGGCGGGCCTCGAGGCGGGGGTCGACTGGGTGCTCGTCGACCGCGAGGACGTCGACCGGGTGCGCGAACTGGGGCAGGTGAACGTCGCGGCCTTCGCGGGCGACGACGTCCACGTCCTCGACGCCGAGCCGACCGTCGAGGGCGAACCCGACGCCGTCGTCGTCGGGAAGGGCACCGAGGGGGACGGCACCGTCGACCTCCCCAACGACTTCTCGGGGTCGGCGGACCTCACCACCCTCCGGCGGAACAACGGCGCGGCCGACGGGGCGTACGTCCGCATCCTGGACGAGGGGTACGAGGCGTTCGCCGAGGCGGCGGCCGCCGACGCCGACTACACCATCGTCGTCGGCGAGGACTGGACCATCATTCCCCTCGAGAACCTCATCGCACGCATCGGCGACGAGACGACGCTCGTCGCGGGCGTCACCAGCGCGGAGGAGGCCCGAACGGCCTTCGAGACGCTCGAACACGGCGCCGACGCCGTCCTCCTCGACACCGACGACCCCGACGAGATACGCCGGACGGCGGAGCTCCGCGACGCGGGGACGCGCGAGCGCCTCGACCTCCAGTGGGCGACCGTCCGCACCGTCGAACAGACCGGGAGCGCGGACCGCGTCTGCGTCGACACGGGCAGCCTCTTCGACCACGACGAGGGGATGCTCGTCGGGAGCATGTCCCGCGGGCTGTTCTTCGTCCACGCCGAGACCGCCGACTCGCCGTACGTCGCCTCCCGGCCCTTCCGCGTCAACGCGGGGGCCGTCCACGCCTACGCCCGGACGCCCGACGGTAAGACGAAGTACCTCGCCGAACTGAAGAGCGGCGACGAGGTGCAGGTGGTCGACACCGAGGGCAACACCCGCGAGGCCATCGTCGGGCGCTCGAAGATAGAGCGCCGTCCCATGTTCCGCGTGCAGGCCGAACTCGAGGGCGACGTCGTCGAGACGCTCCTGCAGAACGCGGAGACCATCAAGGTCGCCACCAGCGAGGGCCGGAAGGCCGTCACCGACCTCGAGGAGGGCGACGAGGTGCTCGTCTACTACGAGTCGACCGCCCGTCACTTCGGCGAGGAGGTCGAGGAGACCATCATCGAACAGTAG
- a CDS encoding DsbA family protein has product MTLSRRRFLAAAGATGAVGLAGCLGSSEEMPDGPVTQVSVPDSPGDYTYATMGTGEEPLVTYIGNWKCPFCAAFSENYLRDIVSNYVEPGDLSLEYRDWPGLISEDDVNAVHAGLAVWEVDPETYWTYHEYVMVNQPSESESWTTADRLAGFAESAGVSDPDAVRQAVEEEAYQEEVQANQQYVQETGAGGTPAMVIDGSSYQAIGDREGNANPDVEEALTALVEE; this is encoded by the coding sequence ATGACCCTCTCTCGACGGCGGTTTCTCGCCGCGGCCGGCGCGACGGGCGCTGTGGGACTGGCGGGCTGTCTCGGCTCCAGCGAGGAGATGCCCGACGGTCCCGTGACGCAGGTGTCGGTCCCCGACTCGCCGGGCGACTACACCTACGCGACGATGGGAACCGGCGAGGAGCCGCTGGTGACCTACATCGGCAACTGGAAGTGTCCGTTCTGTGCGGCGTTCAGCGAGAACTACCTCCGCGACATCGTCTCGAACTACGTCGAACCGGGCGACCTGAGCCTCGAGTACCGCGACTGGCCCGGCCTCATCAGCGAGGACGACGTCAACGCCGTCCACGCCGGCCTCGCGGTGTGGGAGGTCGACCCCGAGACGTACTGGACCTACCACGAGTACGTGATGGTGAACCAGCCGAGCGAGTCGGAGTCGTGGACGACGGCCGACCGCCTCGCCGGCTTCGCCGAGAGCGCGGGCGTCTCCGACCCCGACGCCGTCAGGCAGGCCGTCGAGGAGGAGGCCTACCAGGAGGAGGTTCAGGCGAACCAGCAGTACGTCCAGGAGACCGGCGCGGGCGGGACGCCCGCGATGGTCATCGACGGCTCGTCCTACCAGGCCATCGGCGACCGCGAGGGGAACGCCAACCCCGACGTCGAGGAGGCGCTCACGGCGCTCGTCGAGGAGTGA
- a CDS encoding disulfide bond formation protein B, whose translation MRTRIWLLAGTLFALTATAGSLFFSLGLGLYPCDLCWYQRILMYPLVPILGVAAYEERVGVYRTALPLAVAGLALATYHSYIQRAGTDGFCSVGGSCATIQWTSPILDLTIPNLSLVGFALVTLTLVGMVRQAASAGSSTSPVSG comes from the coding sequence ATGCGCACGCGCATCTGGCTGCTCGCGGGGACGCTGTTCGCCCTGACGGCGACGGCCGGGAGCCTCTTCTTCAGCCTCGGTCTCGGCCTCTACCCCTGTGACCTCTGCTGGTATCAGCGCATCCTCATGTACCCGCTGGTGCCGATACTGGGCGTGGCGGCCTACGAGGAGCGCGTCGGGGTCTACCGGACGGCGCTCCCGCTCGCCGTCGCCGGCCTCGCGCTCGCCACCTACCACTCCTACATCCAGCGCGCCGGGACCGACGGCTTCTGCTCGGTGGGCGGGTCCTGCGCGACCATCCAGTGGACGTCGCCGATTCTGGACCTCACCATCCCCAACCTCTCGCTGGTCGGCTTCGCGCTCGTGACGCTAACGCTCGTCGGGATGGTCCGTCAGGCGGCGTCGGCGGGGTCCTCCACCTCACCCGTCTCCGGGTAG
- a CDS encoding endonuclease III domain-containing protein, with amino-acid sequence MDDEPAENISGGTAGGGRFSEFQSGDGTARAEAVVDRLGARYWRKTYGGQDAFECLVRTILSQNTSDKASQPAHDDLMAKYGGEDADLARALADADRDELAETISSAGLYNQKSEVITRVAERVVEAYGGREGFDEYVRTGEYDAVRETLLDMNGVGPKTADCVLLFAAGRDGVFPVDTHVHRIFRRMGIAPPDADHEEVRAVLEEQVPAEKCGFGHTATIQFGREFCTARNPACLEDPEACPMADHCEQVGVYPETGEVEDPADAA; translated from the coding sequence ATGGACGACGAACCCGCGGAGAACATCAGCGGCGGGACGGCGGGCGGCGGCCGGTTCTCCGAGTTCCAGTCGGGTGACGGGACGGCGCGCGCGGAGGCCGTCGTGGACCGCCTCGGTGCGCGCTACTGGCGGAAGACCTACGGCGGACAGGACGCCTTCGAGTGTCTCGTCCGCACCATCCTGAGCCAGAACACGAGCGACAAGGCGAGTCAGCCGGCACACGACGACCTGATGGCGAAATACGGCGGCGAGGACGCGGACCTCGCCCGTGCGCTCGCGGACGCGGACCGTGACGAACTCGCCGAGACCATCTCCTCTGCGGGGCTCTACAACCAGAAGTCTGAGGTCATCACCCGGGTCGCCGAACGCGTCGTCGAGGCGTACGGCGGACGGGAGGGCTTCGACGAGTACGTCCGGACCGGCGAGTACGACGCCGTCCGCGAGACGCTGCTCGACATGAACGGGGTCGGGCCGAAGACGGCCGACTGCGTCCTCCTGTTCGCCGCCGGGCGCGACGGCGTCTTTCCGGTGGACACGCACGTCCACCGAATCTTCCGGCGGATGGGCATCGCGCCGCCCGACGCCGACCACGAGGAGGTGCGGGCGGTGCTGGAGGAACAGGTCCCCGCCGAGAAGTGCGGCTTCGGCCACACCGCGACCATCCAGTTCGGGCGGGAGTTCTGCACGGCTCGCAACCCGGCCTGTCTGGAGGACCCCGAGGCGTGCCCGATGGCCGACCACTGCGAGCAGGTGGGCGTCTACCCGGAGACGGGTGAGGTGGAGGACCCCGCCGACGCCGCCTGA
- a CDS encoding DUF371 domain-containing protein produces the protein MSESEASEEVVRARGHEHVSAEHASTFEVTSDDWLTPAGDCIVGVEADRVPADFDEAFVEACRDSAATLSVTLEADGHEQTVRGRGHPDLTFDGDRSMVVRTSDHVDDRTVVVGAEGAAADLDRDLVSALAAGADLTVTLRVA, from the coding sequence ATGAGCGAGTCCGAGGCGTCCGAGGAGGTCGTCCGCGCACGCGGGCACGAACACGTTTCTGCCGAGCACGCCAGCACATTCGAGGTGACCAGCGACGACTGGCTGACGCCCGCCGGCGACTGCATCGTCGGCGTCGAGGCCGACCGCGTCCCTGCCGACTTCGACGAGGCGTTCGTCGAGGCGTGCCGCGATTCGGCGGCGACCCTCTCGGTCACGCTCGAAGCCGACGGCCACGAGCAGACCGTCCGCGGCAGGGGCCACCCCGACCTCACCTTCGACGGTGACCGGAGCATGGTCGTCCGGACGAGCGACCACGTCGACGACCGGACGGTGGTGGTCGGCGCCGAGGGCGCCGCTGCCGACCTGGACCGGGACCTCGTGAGCGCGCTGGCGGCGGGGGCGGACCTGACGGTGACGCTCCGGGTGGCGTGA
- a CDS encoding coiled-coil protein, giving the protein MAETIDESKNVELTDEDLESNSKGQLIKRAGQLRDRRNELNQMASERASKRDELNAKTREKVDEAQEHREQRDELNEQVQEHKQKRNELNAKANELFSQVDDTKSDLDLDDGKSLEELKEEIEQLEFRQQTEVLSTEDERELIEKIERKRDQYQDRKEKLDDNGDLDDLKQEAQEVRAEASKHHQKVTELADQAQEHHNQMIEAYREADDIRDDADAAHERFVEAQEAADRHHEDFVRVQKRLRELDKEEERERKDERAAKREEAKAEAEEIYQKFKEGETLDTEDLMKLQKSGLL; this is encoded by the coding sequence ATGGCAGAGACTATCGACGAATCCAAGAACGTAGAACTCACCGACGAGGACCTCGAATCCAACTCCAAAGGCCAGCTCATCAAGCGCGCCGGTCAACTGCGAGACCGACGCAACGAGCTCAACCAGATGGCCTCGGAGCGTGCCTCGAAGCGCGACGAACTCAACGCCAAGACCCGCGAGAAGGTCGACGAGGCACAGGAGCACCGCGAGCAGCGCGACGAACTCAACGAGCAGGTCCAGGAACACAAACAGAAGCGAAACGAGCTCAACGCGAAGGCCAACGAGCTGTTCTCGCAGGTCGACGACACCAAGTCCGACCTCGACCTCGACGACGGCAAGAGCCTCGAGGAGCTCAAAGAGGAGATCGAACAGCTCGAGTTCCGCCAGCAGACGGAGGTCCTGAGCACGGAAGACGAGCGCGAGCTCATCGAGAAGATCGAGCGCAAGCGCGACCAGTACCAGGACCGAAAGGAGAAACTCGACGACAACGGCGACCTCGACGACCTGAAGCAGGAGGCCCAGGAGGTCCGCGCCGAGGCGTCGAAGCACCACCAGAAGGTGACGGAACTGGCCGACCAGGCCCAGGAGCACCACAACCAGATGATCGAGGCCTACCGCGAGGCCGACGACATCCGCGACGACGCCGACGCCGCCCACGAGCGGTTCGTCGAGGCCCAGGAGGCCGCCGACCGTCACCACGAGGACTTCGTCCGCGTCCAGAAGCGCCTACGCGAACTCGACAAGGAGGAGGAGCGCGAGCGCAAGGACGAGCGCGCCGCCAAGCGCGAGGAGGCCAAGGCCGAGGCCGAGGAGATCTACCAGAAGTTCAAGGAAGGCGAGACCCTCGACACCGAGGACCTCATGAAACTCCAGAAGTCCGGCCTGCTCTGA
- a CDS encoding amidohydrolase, with the protein MSVTRDRLVSLRRDLHRHPEPAWREFWTTSRIVDELEAIGVDDLLVGREVLAEGERMGVPDDTDIEAWFERARAAGAREDVLAKTEGGYTGALAVLERGEGPTIGLRVDIDALPREESRSEDHYPTNAGFRAETGAMHACGHDAHITYGLGVIERVKESDFSGTLKVVFQPAEEVIGGGKAVAESGHLDDCDYFLSVHVGLDHPTGEVVAGIDGFLAVQHFDAEFTGEPAHAGANPGDGRNAVQALATAVQNLYAIPRHQDGVTRVNAGIVEGGSATNIVPESARVAGEVRGETTELKDYMVERAVATLESAAAMHDCEVTVDVEGEAPSAVSDDELVDVVEALAHDVSGVDSVLRTDDLGGSEDATYLMRRVQDRGGKAAYVGIGTDHPGGHHTATFDVDEDSLTIGVDVLTGAVLELAASHP; encoded by the coding sequence ATGTCTGTCACACGCGACCGACTCGTCTCGCTGCGCCGCGACCTCCATCGTCACCCCGAACCCGCCTGGCGCGAGTTCTGGACTACCTCGCGCATCGTCGACGAACTCGAGGCCATCGGCGTCGACGACCTCCTCGTCGGCCGGGAGGTCCTCGCCGAGGGCGAGCGCATGGGCGTCCCCGACGACACCGATATCGAGGCGTGGTTCGAGCGGGCCCGCGCCGCCGGCGCCCGCGAGGACGTCCTCGCGAAGACCGAGGGGGGCTACACCGGCGCGCTCGCCGTCCTCGAACGGGGCGAGGGCCCGACGATCGGCCTCCGGGTCGACATCGACGCCCTCCCCCGCGAGGAGTCCCGGAGCGAGGACCACTACCCGACGAACGCGGGCTTCCGCGCCGAGACCGGCGCCATGCACGCCTGCGGCCACGACGCCCACATCACCTACGGACTCGGCGTCATCGAGCGCGTGAAGGAGAGCGACTTCTCGGGGACGCTGAAGGTCGTCTTCCAGCCCGCCGAGGAGGTCATCGGCGGCGGGAAGGCCGTTGCCGAGTCCGGCCACCTCGACGACTGCGACTACTTCCTCTCGGTCCACGTCGGCCTCGACCACCCGACCGGCGAGGTGGTCGCGGGTATCGACGGCTTCCTCGCCGTCCAGCACTTCGACGCCGAGTTCACCGGGGAACCCGCCCACGCCGGCGCGAACCCCGGCGACGGGCGCAACGCGGTGCAGGCGCTCGCGACGGCCGTCCAGAACCTCTACGCCATCCCGCGACACCAGGACGGCGTCACCCGCGTCAACGCGGGCATCGTCGAGGGGGGAAGTGCGACGAACATCGTCCCCGAGTCCGCCCGCGTCGCGGGCGAGGTCCGCGGCGAGACGACCGAACTGAAGGACTACATGGTCGAGCGCGCCGTCGCCACGCTCGAGTCGGCCGCCGCCATGCACGACTGCGAGGTGACCGTCGACGTCGAGGGGGAGGCACCGAGCGCCGTCAGCGACGACGAACTCGTCGACGTGGTCGAGGCACTCGCCCACGACGTGTCGGGCGTCGACTCCGTCCTCCGGACCGACGACCTCGGGGGGAGCGAGGACGCCACCTACCTCATGCGGCGCGTCCAGGACCGCGGTGGGAAGGCCGCGTACGTCGGCATCGGCACCGACCACCCCGGCGGCCACCACACCGCGACGTTCGACGTGGACGAGGACTCCCTCACCATCGGGGTCGACGTCCTGACCGGTGCCGTCCTCGAACTGGCCGCCTCGCACCCGTAG